A portion of the Sphaerochaeta pleomorpha str. Grapes genome contains these proteins:
- a CDS encoding zinc-dependent alcohol dehydrogenase family protein: MDKKKMLGATLPGNSTVSLQEYDIPTPGYGQVLVKTKCTTICGSDIRCIYREHVGKGPEGYQDVIAGHEPCGQIIGEGPGLKRFKKGDRVIVYHISGCGVCHECRQGFMISCTSPKRAAYGWQRDGGMAEYMICDEKDLVELPEELSYADGAQVACGFGTVYEAIEKVGVSGNDEVLVVGLGPVGLACLMLCKAMGANKLIGIESQPTRIELAKKLGLADYVFTPGEDNVRQVQEITGGHGVERAFDCSASDNGRATAIRATRKWGKIAFVGEGGTVHFNPSPDMLHDQKTIYGSWVTSIWKMEDLVERLVRWNIHPEDLITHRFPLTKADEAYALMASGACGKVGVCFDEELK; this comes from the coding sequence ATGGATAAGAAAAAAATGCTAGGGGCCACGCTTCCCGGAAACAGTACCGTTTCCCTCCAGGAATATGATATTCCAACACCCGGCTACGGTCAGGTGCTGGTTAAGACCAAGTGCACCACTATCTGTGGCAGTGACATTCGCTGTATCTATCGCGAGCATGTCGGGAAAGGTCCTGAAGGGTACCAGGATGTCATCGCCGGACATGAACCCTGCGGTCAGATTATCGGAGAAGGCCCAGGATTGAAGCGATTCAAGAAAGGCGACCGGGTTATCGTGTACCATATCAGCGGCTGTGGTGTTTGCCATGAATGCCGTCAAGGTTTCATGATCAGCTGTACGTCACCCAAACGGGCCGCTTATGGCTGGCAGCGAGACGGTGGTATGGCAGAGTATATGATTTGTGATGAAAAGGACCTTGTAGAACTCCCTGAAGAGCTCTCCTATGCAGATGGCGCACAGGTAGCCTGCGGTTTTGGAACCGTATATGAAGCAATCGAGAAAGTCGGGGTCAGCGGAAACGATGAGGTCCTGGTTGTCGGCCTTGGTCCTGTCGGACTTGCCTGCCTTATGCTCTGCAAAGCAATGGGAGCAAACAAACTCATCGGTATTGAGAGCCAGCCGACCAGAATAGAGCTCGCTAAAAAACTTGGCCTTGCAGACTATGTATTCACCCCTGGGGAAGACAATGTAAGACAGGTACAGGAAATTACCGGTGGCCATGGGGTAGAGAGGGCTTTCGACTGCAGTGCAAGCGACAATGGCCGGGCAACGGCAATCAGGGCAACCAGGAAATGGGGCAAAATTGCATTCGTGGGAGAGGGTGGTACGGTTCACTTCAATCCAAGCCCCGATATGCTCCATGACCAGAAAACAATCTATGGCAGCTGGGTAACCAGCATCTGGAAAATGGAAGACTTGGTAGAGCGGCTGGTAAGATGGAATATCCATCCTGAAGATCTCATTACCCATCGGTTCCCCCTAACCAAAGCGGACGAAGCCTATGCCCTTATGGCGAGCGGTGCCTGCGGTAAGGTCGGGGTGTGTTTCGATGAAGAACTGAAATAG
- a CDS encoding aldo/keto reductase translates to MDVPTMSIKATGAKIPAIGVGTFGSDHVSNEEMAQSVHTALRLGYRNIDCASVYGNEKEIGKVLNDFPVNREELWITSKLWNDMHGKGKVLASCRQSLKDLGLEYLDLYLVHWPFPNFHPPKCDVTSRSENARPYIHEEFMETWREMEELVDLGLVRHIGTSNMTKAKLTLLLQDCRIRPSFQEMELHPCFQQQEFLSYVKGEGIIPIGFCPLGSPNRPERDMTEGDAVDMEHPIVVEIAKAHHCHPANICLKWAQANGIIPIPQSTKEKNLLSNLESICSDPLSNEEVERLKGADCNSRLVKGQVFLWKEAKDWTDLWDLDGTIPCPESYKQ, encoded by the coding sequence ATGGACGTTCCAACGATGAGTATTAAAGCCACCGGGGCTAAGATTCCCGCAATAGGGGTCGGCACCTTCGGAAGCGACCACGTCAGCAATGAAGAAATGGCACAGTCGGTACATACGGCATTGCGCCTGGGATATAGGAATATTGACTGTGCAAGTGTGTACGGCAATGAAAAGGAGATTGGGAAAGTCCTGAATGATTTTCCGGTTAACAGGGAAGAACTCTGGATTACCAGCAAACTCTGGAATGACATGCATGGGAAAGGCAAAGTCCTTGCCTCATGCAGACAAAGCCTTAAAGACCTCGGCCTCGAGTACCTTGACCTCTACCTGGTCCATTGGCCCTTTCCCAATTTTCATCCACCCAAATGTGACGTAACAAGCAGAAGTGAGAATGCAAGACCCTATATCCATGAAGAATTCATGGAAACCTGGAGAGAAATGGAAGAATTGGTTGACTTAGGGCTGGTGAGGCACATTGGTACAAGCAATATGACCAAGGCAAAGCTCACCCTACTTTTACAAGATTGTAGGATTAGGCCCTCCTTCCAGGAAATGGAACTCCACCCCTGTTTCCAGCAACAAGAGTTCCTCTCGTATGTCAAAGGAGAGGGAATCATCCCTATTGGATTCTGTCCGCTAGGTTCCCCCAACCGGCCGGAACGCGACATGACAGAAGGCGATGCCGTCGATATGGAACACCCAATCGTTGTAGAGATTGCCAAGGCTCACCACTGTCATCCTGCAAACATTTGCTTAAAATGGGCTCAGGCCAATGGCATAATCCCCATACCGCAGTCAACAAAGGAAAAAAATCTGTTAAGCAACCTCGAAAGCATCTGTTCAGACCCTCTTAGTAATGAGGAGGTGGAACGTCTCAAGGGTGCCGATTGCAACAGCCGGTTGGTCAAGGGCCAGGTCTTTTTGTGGAAAGAAGCAAAAGACTGGACGGATCTATGGGATCTGGATGGGACAATTCCTTGCCCAGAGTCATACAAGCAATAA
- a CDS encoding substrate-binding domain-containing protein, which translates to MIQIGLRLRFQDGYDMGVANGVVRYAKSKFSWQLRGQGQWFFPLDVDGLKRCDALIARIENEDEALFCANLGIPIVDIAGACSSKIFSTVRNDDYATGITAGKYLTALGSSRYAWCGVDNVHWSRERMLGFCASIGWKVQDLPLFSRSLDWWRKIYESSTELDIWLSSLEKPVSLFCSNDLAAMKVEIACQHLGLQIPSEVTVLGVDDEKLLCELASPSISSIPPNCEMIGFKAAQMIDTLLENKNNEIRIQRIACGPVSERESTSLVLETDEVVAEALRMIRSKVSSGICASDVINHSNACRRTLETRFKKARGRTIWEEITVQRLELACKVLRTSNTPIQQISEECGFGSPQRFFTLFRRQYGTTPQVWRSAQKL; encoded by the coding sequence ATGATTCAAATAGGTTTGAGACTACGGTTCCAAGATGGTTACGATATGGGTGTTGCCAATGGTGTGGTGCGATATGCAAAGAGTAAGTTCTCTTGGCAGCTCCGTGGGCAAGGCCAGTGGTTTTTCCCGCTTGATGTAGACGGGCTGAAACGATGCGATGCACTTATCGCAAGGATTGAGAACGAGGATGAGGCGCTTTTCTGTGCCAACCTGGGAATACCGATTGTTGATATCGCAGGGGCGTGTTCCTCCAAGATTTTCAGCACGGTGAGAAATGATGATTACGCCACGGGCATAACGGCTGGAAAATATCTGACTGCATTGGGATCTTCAAGATATGCCTGGTGCGGAGTGGACAATGTGCATTGGTCACGGGAACGGATGCTCGGGTTTTGTGCTTCCATCGGCTGGAAAGTCCAGGACCTGCCCTTGTTTTCGCGCTCTTTGGACTGGTGGCGGAAAATATATGAATCATCCACCGAATTGGATATCTGGCTGTCTTCCCTGGAGAAACCGGTATCATTGTTTTGTAGCAATGACCTGGCTGCAATGAAGGTAGAGATTGCCTGTCAGCATCTGGGCCTTCAAATTCCCTCAGAGGTGACAGTACTCGGCGTCGATGATGAAAAACTACTGTGTGAATTGGCAAGTCCCTCGATTTCCAGCATTCCTCCCAATTGCGAGATGATCGGGTTCAAGGCAGCACAAATGATCGACACCCTCCTTGAAAACAAGAATAACGAAATTCGTATCCAGCGAATTGCCTGTGGTCCAGTATCGGAAAGGGAGAGTACCTCCCTGGTTCTCGAAACAGATGAGGTGGTCGCAGAGGCCCTTAGGATGATTCGTTCGAAAGTATCCTCGGGAATCTGTGCGTCTGATGTCATAAACCATAGCAACGCCTGTCGGAGAACCTTGGAAACACGCTTCAAGAAAGCCCGGGGAAGGACAATCTGGGAGGAAATCACGGTACAACGGTTGGAGTTGGCCTGCAAGGTATTGCGTACAAGCAACACCCCCATTCAGCAAATCAGTGAGGAATGTGGTTTTGGTTCACCCCAGCGCTTTTTTACCTTGTTTCGCAGGCAATATGGTACAACACCGCAGGTTTGGAGAAGCGCTCAGAAACTTTGA
- a CDS encoding fructose-6-phosphate aldolase → MELMLDTANLKDIAKGITTYPVTGVTTNPSIIKAEGAVDFFDHLKKIRGIIGRERSLHVQVVSQQCDTIILEAEKIRSILGEETFIKIPVTEEGLKAIKILSKQGVNITATAVYTTLQGILAMLSGARYLAVYYNRMLNLDIDAARVIKELSSLLWANAGNCQVLAASFKNISEITTAYANGASCCTVPLELLTTGLQMPSITKAVDDFHANWQLIYGDKTILDM, encoded by the coding sequence ATGGAACTGATGCTTGATACTGCAAATCTCAAGGATATTGCAAAGGGAATAACCACGTATCCTGTAACCGGAGTGACTACCAATCCTTCAATTATCAAGGCTGAAGGTGCCGTAGATTTTTTTGACCACCTGAAAAAGATCAGAGGGATTATCGGACGCGAACGGAGTCTCCATGTACAGGTGGTGAGCCAGCAATGTGATACCATTATTTTGGAAGCAGAGAAAATTAGGTCGATACTCGGAGAAGAAACCTTTATCAAGATTCCTGTAACAGAAGAAGGGCTCAAGGCTATCAAGATTCTTTCCAAGCAAGGGGTGAACATTACAGCGACTGCCGTATATACCACGTTGCAGGGAATCCTGGCAATGCTGAGCGGAGCCAGATATCTTGCGGTCTACTATAACCGCATGCTCAATCTTGATATCGATGCAGCCAGGGTTATCAAGGAATTGAGTAGCCTGCTCTGGGCAAATGCAGGAAACTGCCAAGTCCTTGCTGCAAGTTTCAAAAATATCAGCGAGATAACCACTGCCTATGCAAATGGGGCTTCCTGCTGTACCGTTCCCCTCGAATTACTGACAACCGGGTTGCAGATGCCTTCCATTACCAAGGCTGTCGATGATTTCCATGCCAACTGGCAGTTGATATATGGGGATAAGACAATTTTGGATATGTGA
- a CDS encoding SGNH/GDSL hydrolase family protein — MNIPYQRFLRNTVNSFTDEEGFLLPRRFSDRQLDSLGTTQLFSWMANSPAGCCLVFSTTSENLTFQCKRFVPTSKKASVPLGQNDALKAYGRPFDMTDCFDVSVNGTFLAPIPIRKGCISVCLENPNHDQIMVKLYFPLCHPVLIKDLSSDRELVYVPENKKRFLAIGDSILQGFMAQRPAFGLIPLLESRLKLQGINQGICGFQYNESILEGIQDLGDFSYILVALGTNDWNFDPDLQSIKDRVSSFYSRLSKLFPLTPIVVLTPIWRADLTEAKSCGTFSQLCEAIATEAQRYAGVHVIDGLAVSPHDSTYYADGFLHPNAKGFSSIADYLAPQLERFCRDSK, encoded by the coding sequence ATGAATATCCCTTACCAGAGGTTCCTCAGGAACACGGTCAATAGTTTCACCGATGAAGAAGGGTTCCTTTTGCCTAGGAGGTTTTCCGACAGGCAATTGGATTCTCTCGGTACTACCCAGCTGTTTTCTTGGATGGCTAATTCCCCTGCCGGTTGTTGCCTTGTCTTTTCCACCACCAGTGAAAATCTCACGTTCCAGTGTAAACGCTTTGTACCCACTAGTAAGAAAGCCTCCGTTCCCCTTGGCCAGAATGATGCATTGAAAGCGTATGGCAGGCCTTTTGATATGACGGACTGTTTCGATGTCTCGGTAAACGGAACGTTCCTGGCCCCAATTCCCATTCGAAAGGGATGTATCTCTGTTTGTCTGGAAAACCCAAACCATGACCAAATCATGGTGAAACTATATTTCCCCCTGTGCCATCCTGTGCTTATAAAAGATCTTTCCTCTGACAGGGAACTTGTCTACGTTCCAGAAAATAAGAAACGATTCTTGGCCATCGGCGATTCCATACTGCAGGGGTTCATGGCACAAAGGCCTGCCTTTGGCCTGATTCCCCTACTTGAATCACGATTGAAACTGCAAGGGATTAACCAAGGAATCTGTGGCTTTCAATACAATGAATCGATATTGGAAGGAATACAGGATTTGGGGGATTTTTCGTACATTTTGGTGGCCTTGGGTACCAATGACTGGAATTTCGATCCTGACCTCCAGTCAATCAAAGACCGGGTCTCCTCGTTTTATTCCCGACTTAGCAAGTTGTTTCCCCTCACTCCGATTGTTGTTCTTACGCCTATCTGGCGAGCTGACCTTACTGAAGCGAAAAGCTGTGGGACTTTTTCCCAGCTTTGTGAGGCAATCGCTACCGAAGCCCAACGCTATGCTGGTGTACACGTCATTGATGGGCTTGCTGTTTCCCCCCATGACAGCACCTATTATGCAGATGGGTTTCTGCATCCAAATGCTAAGGGGTTTTCCTCTATTGCAGATTACCTTGCCCCCCAGCTGGAGCGATTCTGCAGGGACAGCAAATAA
- a CDS encoding MalY/PatB family protein, whose protein sequence is MQYDFDKEVNRKGSLSVKWDAHAIKSICGVSDAEPFWVADMDFTAAPEIMDQVVQTAKSGVYGYPHFSGTNKLFCEWAKKRHNWEVEEKDVVICMGMLNSIALLTDILTDEKDGIIVPMPAYQPFVRIVNNLDRTLLRWPLSYDKEAHKFSLDWEKYEQLCKQAKLLIFCSPHNPSGLEFSPGELERLCRIAADNNVTIICDEIHADLSFGKHQPLLPIAQNVGCKAITCMAPSKTFNIAGEHYSVAIIEDEGIRKALKKRMSQLFISETSFFSTTTAMSAYRYGYDWLLQLIPYLQKNIAFIDGFCNEKIPQLHLIKPKASFIALLDCSEILPLVEADAKANPDLYNSELSPGGGLLSRFFGIRAKVAVNDGTWFGGEDYRGFVRFNYGTQRSSIEKAFNRIEQAIAFLQTTYTR, encoded by the coding sequence ATGCAATATGATTTCGATAAAGAAGTGAACCGTAAAGGCAGCCTTTCTGTAAAATGGGATGCACATGCTATAAAGAGCATCTGTGGGGTAAGCGATGCCGAACCTTTCTGGGTTGCCGATATGGATTTTACAGCAGCCCCTGAGATAATGGACCAGGTCGTCCAGACTGCAAAGAGCGGAGTTTACGGATACCCTCATTTCAGCGGAACCAATAAATTGTTCTGCGAATGGGCAAAAAAGCGTCATAACTGGGAAGTCGAGGAGAAGGATGTCGTTATCTGTATGGGAATGCTCAACAGCATAGCCTTGCTCACCGATATCCTCACTGACGAAAAAGACGGCATCATAGTGCCAATGCCCGCCTATCAACCGTTTGTTCGGATAGTGAACAACCTTGACAGGACTTTGCTTAGGTGGCCTCTTTCCTATGACAAAGAAGCACACAAGTTCTCACTCGACTGGGAAAAATACGAACAACTCTGCAAACAAGCCAAGCTCCTGATTTTCTGCTCTCCCCATAATCCTTCAGGCCTGGAATTTTCCCCTGGGGAGCTGGAAAGACTTTGCCGAATAGCGGCTGACAATAACGTAACGATTATCTGTGATGAGATTCACGCTGACCTTTCTTTTGGGAAACACCAACCACTGCTTCCCATCGCCCAGAATGTCGGGTGCAAGGCAATCACCTGCATGGCTCCTTCGAAAACCTTCAATATTGCAGGTGAACATTATTCAGTGGCAATCATAGAGGATGAGGGAATCAGGAAAGCCTTGAAGAAAAGAATGAGTCAACTCTTCATTTCCGAAACCTCTTTCTTTTCAACGACTACCGCTATGAGTGCTTACCGCTACGGCTACGATTGGCTTTTGCAGTTGATTCCCTACCTGCAAAAGAATATTGCATTCATCGATGGATTCTGCAACGAGAAGATTCCGCAACTGCACCTGATCAAACCCAAAGCCTCGTTTATCGCATTGCTCGACTGTAGTGAAATCCTTCCCTTGGTCGAAGCCGATGCAAAAGCAAATCCTGACCTGTACAACAGTGAGCTTAGCCCAGGTGGCGGCCTCCTTTCCCGTTTCTTTGGAATAAGGGCAAAGGTTGCTGTCAATGATGGCACTTGGTTCGGGGGAGAAGACTATAGGGGGTTTGTACGGTTCAACTACGGGACGCAGCGATCTTCCATCGAGAAAGCCTTCAACCGGATTGAACAAGCCATAGCTTTTCTGCAGACAACGTATACCAGATAG
- a CDS encoding EFR1 family ferrodoxin (N-terminal region resembles flavodoxins. C-terminal ferrodoxin region binds two 4Fe-4S clusters.) gives MKTTIFCFSGTGNSYYVANRLAKELGDTTVVMIASAMHSEVLEMTERVGFVFPTYKGFPPLIVKQFIENVFAKQDLLPIKYSFLITTRYKFAGYSLVATELMLQKAGCLSSYSTHVVMPDGYVPLMDVQDEQKIEDLYAKANEKISKIAADLDDEKLKLSAKPPFTKLALYRFMPVSHLASKDFSEKFQVTEDCTDCALCYRMCPTGNIVMEEGQPSFGDNCLGCLGCYHRCPTKAIQFKKKVHAGRYPNQRSGYSVEYRN, from the coding sequence ATGAAAACGACCATTTTCTGTTTTTCTGGAACAGGCAACAGCTATTATGTTGCAAACAGGCTAGCGAAGGAACTCGGTGATACCACTGTCGTTATGATAGCTTCTGCCATGCATTCAGAGGTACTTGAAATGACTGAACGCGTCGGCTTTGTCTTTCCGACGTATAAAGGGTTTCCACCCCTCATAGTCAAACAATTCATCGAGAACGTGTTTGCGAAGCAGGATCTGCTTCCCATCAAATATTCTTTCCTTATCACGACCAGATATAAATTCGCCGGCTATAGCCTCGTTGCTACCGAATTGATGCTCCAAAAGGCAGGTTGCCTTTCAAGTTATTCAACCCATGTGGTGATGCCTGATGGGTATGTCCCGCTGATGGACGTGCAGGATGAACAAAAGATCGAAGACCTATACGCCAAGGCAAATGAAAAGATTTCCAAGATTGCAGCAGACCTGGACGACGAAAAACTGAAGCTCTCTGCAAAACCTCCCTTTACAAAACTTGCCCTGTATCGCTTTATGCCTGTTTCCCATCTTGCTTCAAAGGATTTTTCCGAGAAGTTCCAGGTAACGGAAGATTGTACCGACTGTGCGCTCTGCTACAGGATGTGCCCAACAGGCAATATCGTAATGGAAGAAGGACAACCCTCCTTTGGGGACAATTGCCTCGGCTGTCTTGGATGCTATCACCGCTGTCCGACAAAAGCCATTCAATTCAAGAAAAAAGTACATGCCGGCCGTTACCCCAACCAACGGTCTGGCTACAGTGTGGAGTATAGAAACTAA
- a CDS encoding threonine aldolase family protein, with product MKCFDLRSDTITKPTEAMRKAMYEAEVGDDVYREDPTTNRLELLGAQLSGKERSLFVSSGSMGNLISLYINGGRSNEVLTASNSHIIQHEIGSVAAIAGVLPIGIDVPRGILTASDLAGKVKRGCYDMATTTLVEVENTIGGFCYPLENLEEIRDFADSHQLLVHMDGARIFNAQVATGIPVKTYAKYADTLTFCLSKGLGAPVGSLLCGDEAFINKALTIRKMLGGGIRQSGILAAAGLYALENHVERLQDDHLHAQAIASALEKAGWAQVDKLGVQTNIIFFTVQGYEATDIVKQLAAIGILANNEGPMVRLVTNLDLSDEDTDALCKRLETFTLGNN from the coding sequence ATGAAATGTTTTGACTTAAGAAGCGACACGATTACGAAACCCACCGAGGCAATGAGAAAGGCAATGTATGAAGCAGAAGTCGGTGATGATGTCTATCGTGAGGACCCTACGACTAACAGGCTTGAGTTGCTTGGAGCCCAGCTTTCAGGAAAAGAACGTTCACTTTTTGTCTCTTCCGGCTCCATGGGAAATCTCATCAGCCTGTATATAAACGGAGGAAGAAGCAATGAAGTCCTCACTGCCTCCAATTCCCATATCATCCAACATGAAATTGGTTCTGTTGCTGCAATCGCAGGGGTCCTGCCTATCGGGATTGACGTCCCCAGGGGAATACTGACAGCCTCCGACCTTGCAGGAAAAGTAAAAAGAGGCTGCTATGACATGGCAACCACTACCCTGGTTGAAGTGGAGAATACCATCGGCGGATTTTGTTATCCCTTGGAAAACCTTGAGGAGATCAGGGATTTTGCCGACAGCCACCAGCTTCTGGTCCACATGGACGGAGCCAGGATATTCAACGCACAGGTTGCTACCGGGATTCCTGTCAAAACCTATGCAAAATATGCCGACACCCTTACCTTTTGCCTTTCAAAAGGCCTGGGAGCCCCTGTAGGAAGCCTGCTCTGCGGGGATGAAGCGTTTATCAATAAAGCCCTTACCATCAGGAAAATGCTTGGAGGTGGGATCAGGCAAAGCGGGATCCTTGCTGCAGCTGGACTCTATGCCTTGGAAAACCACGTCGAAAGACTCCAGGATGACCACCTACATGCCCAGGCAATAGCCTCTGCACTCGAGAAGGCAGGATGGGCCCAGGTAGACAAACTGGGTGTGCAGACCAATATCATATTCTTTACCGTGCAGGGCTATGAAGCTACGGATATAGTCAAACAGCTGGCAGCAATCGGCATCCTTGCAAATAATGAGGGACCAATGGTTCGTCTGGTTACAAACCTTGACCTTTCGGATGAGGATACAGATGCACTTTGCAAGCGCCTTGAAACCTTCACTTTGGGGAATAATTAA
- the aroA gene encoding 3-phosphoshikimate 1-carboxyvinyltransferase, with product MDKTFSPTHAKGTVTIPGSKSQTIRALLIASLSGEQSTIINALDSHDTQSCMNLCTQIGAKITWDANHTCLFCDASHVQNVQEAITLDCGNSGTTLYLATGMLASLPRKFTFSGDEQLQKRPIGPLLDALETLGAKVERMNGIYPPFSIQGPLTGGACSIECPTSQYLSGLLLACSLAKGDCEITVPLLYEKPYVSLTLQWLDEQNIRYEISEDFQKARVYGNQHFKGFTTMVTGDFSSASFFFCMAAIGKTSISVRGLNQDDVQGDKKILEILEAMGCKVVWEGKQVTVTGPEVLKGGTFDLNAMPDTLPILSVTACFAEEDVSLVNVPQARIKETDRIAVMHEELEKIGAVIDEQVDGMTIRAGHPLTGGTVSGHDDHRVIMALAVASIAASGTINLLGVDAAAITFPTFFDLFDSITGDTI from the coding sequence ATGGACAAAACCTTTTCACCTACCCATGCCAAGGGGACTGTTACTATCCCGGGATCAAAAAGCCAGACAATCAGGGCCTTGCTCATTGCCTCTTTAAGTGGAGAGCAGAGTACCATCATCAATGCATTGGATAGCCATGACACACAAAGCTGCATGAACCTCTGCACCCAGATAGGGGCAAAAATTACCTGGGATGCAAACCACACCTGCCTTTTTTGTGATGCCTCACACGTACAGAATGTCCAGGAAGCTATCACCTTGGACTGTGGAAATAGCGGGACTACCCTCTATCTGGCAACTGGTATGCTTGCCTCATTGCCCAGAAAGTTCACGTTCTCAGGTGATGAGCAGTTGCAGAAACGTCCGATCGGGCCACTGCTCGATGCTTTGGAAACCCTTGGGGCAAAGGTAGAGAGAATGAACGGAATCTACCCTCCTTTCTCCATACAAGGGCCTCTTACCGGAGGAGCCTGTTCCATTGAATGCCCGACCAGCCAATACCTGTCGGGACTGCTTTTAGCCTGCAGCCTTGCAAAAGGGGACTGTGAGATTACGGTACCCCTACTATATGAAAAACCCTATGTTTCGTTGACCTTGCAATGGCTTGACGAACAGAACATACGCTATGAGATTTCTGAGGATTTCCAGAAAGCCAGAGTATACGGCAACCAACACTTCAAGGGCTTCACAACCATGGTTACCGGTGATTTCAGTTCAGCCTCGTTCTTTTTCTGCATGGCTGCAATCGGGAAAACCAGTATCTCTGTGCGAGGGCTCAACCAGGATGATGTCCAGGGAGACAAGAAAATCCTGGAGATTCTCGAAGCCATGGGATGCAAGGTGGTCTGGGAAGGAAAGCAAGTAACCGTAACAGGACCAGAGGTTCTCAAAGGTGGCACCTTTGACCTGAATGCCATGCCAGACACGCTTCCCATATTATCTGTTACTGCCTGTTTTGCAGAAGAAGACGTCTCGTTGGTGAATGTCCCCCAGGCTCGTATCAAAGAAACCGACCGGATAGCGGTTATGCATGAAGAGCTTGAAAAAATCGGTGCCGTCATTGACGAACAGGTTGATGGCATGACTATCCGTGCAGGACATCCCCTAACGGGAGGAACTGTAAGCGGCCATGATGACCATAGGGTAATAATGGCCTTGGCCGTAGCCAGCATTGCAGCATCGGGGACCATCAATCTTCTCGGTGTTGATGCAGCAGCGATCACCTTCCCTACTTTTTTCGATCTTTTTGATTCCATCACAGGAGATACAATATGA